The sequence CTGGCGCAGTGCCTGAAGCCGCCCTTCTATCCCCGGCTGTTCCTGCGCCAGGTGATCGACATCGGCTATTATTCGCTGCCGGTGGTCGGGCTGACGGCGCTGTTCACCGGCATGGTGCTGGCGCTGCAGACCCAGGCCGGGTTCAGCCGTTTCGGCGCCGGCGGCTTCGGCGCCAGCGTCGTCCTCCTGTCGGTGGTGCGCGAGCTGGGGCCGGTCCTGGCCGGGCTGATGGTCGCCGGCCGCATCGGCGCCTCGATGGCGGCCGAGATCGGCACAATGCGGGTGACCGAGCAGATCGACGCGCTCAGCACCCTGTCGACCAATCCCTACAAGTACCTGGTGGCGCCGCGGCTGATCGCCGGCTTGCTGATGCTGCCCTGCCTGGTGATCGTGGCCGACATCATCGGCGTGTTCGGCGGCTTCCTGATCAGCGTCTACCGGCTGGGCGACAACCCGTCGGCCTATATGACGGCGACCTGGCAGGCGCTGGAGGTCGAGGATGTCGTGCTGAGCCTGATGAAGGCCGCGGCCTTCGGCTTCGTCGTCGCGCTGATGGGCTGCTACCACGGCTACAACTCGCGCGGCGGAGCGCAGGGCGTCGGCGCGGCGACCACCAATGCGGTGGTCTCCGCCTCGATCCTGATCCTGCTGTTCGACTTCATGATCACCGGCCTTTACGTGGGGTGACGGCGATGGCGACCACCACCCCAAAGATCAAACTCGAAGGCGTGCACAAGGCCTTCGGCCCGAAGCAGGTGCTGCGCGGCATCGATCTGGAGGTCGCGTCCGGCGAATCCCTGGTGGTGATCGGCGGTTCCGGCACCGGCAAGTCGGTGCTGCTGAAGTCGATCCTGGGCCTGATCCGCCCGGACCGCGGGCGCATTCTGATCGACGGCGCCGAGGCCCAGGACCTGTCCGGCGGCGACCGGGTCGACCTGATGAAGCGCTTCGGCATGCTGTTCCAGGGCGCCGCCCTGTTCGACAGCCTGACCGTCTGGGAGAACGTGGCCTTCGGCCTGATTCAGGGCCGCGGCGAATCCCGCAAGCGGGCCAGGGAGATCGCGGTCGACAAGCTGGCCCAGGTCGGGCTCGGGCCCGACGTCGCCGCCCTGTTCCCGGCCGAGCTGTCCGGCGGCATGCAGAAGCGCGTCGGCTTGGCCCGTGCCATCGCGGCGGAGCCGGAGATCATCTTCTTCGACGAGCCGACCACCGGCCTCGACCCGATCATGGCCGACGTGATCAACGACCTGATCGTGAAATGCCGGCGCGAGCTGGGTGCCACCACCCTGTCGATCACCCACGACATGGCCAGCGCCCGCAAGATCGCCGACCGCATCGCCATGATCTACGAGGGCCGGATCATCTGGGCGGGGCCGGCGGCGCAGGTGAACGACTCCGGCAATCCCTATGTCGACCAGTTCGTGCACGGCCGCGCGGACGGTCCGATTCAGATGCAGGTCCGGGTGTCCTGATTTAGGGTTCGCCATGGCGAAGAACGCGACCCGCTACATCTGCCAGAACTGCGGCGCCAGCTACTCGCGCTGGGCCGGGCGCTGCGATTCCTGCGGCGAGTGGAACACCCTGGTCGAGGAGGTGGTCGAGACCGCGCCGAAGGCGTTCGGCGGGGCCAAGGCCGGCGGCGGGCGTGCCATCGCCTTCACCGACCTGGCCGCGGCCACGATCGACGAGCCGCGCTGGCGCAGCGGCAATGACGAGTTCGACCGGGTCTGCGGCGGCGGCATCGTCCCCGGCTCGGCCATCCTGATCGGCGGCGACCCCGGCATC comes from Inquilinus sp. Marseille-Q2685 and encodes:
- a CDS encoding ABC transporter permease codes for the protein MNFLATIGRTFLAFLAAVGRLALFTLTALAQCLKPPFYPRLFLRQVIDIGYYSLPVVGLTALFTGMVLALQTQAGFSRFGAGGFGASVVLLSVVRELGPVLAGLMVAGRIGASMAAEIGTMRVTEQIDALSTLSTNPYKYLVAPRLIAGLLMLPCLVIVADIIGVFGGFLISVYRLGDNPSAYMTATWQALEVEDVVLSLMKAAAFGFVVALMGCYHGYNSRGGAQGVGAATTNAVVSASILILLFDFMITGLYVG
- a CDS encoding ABC transporter ATP-binding protein; protein product: MATTTPKIKLEGVHKAFGPKQVLRGIDLEVASGESLVVIGGSGTGKSVLLKSILGLIRPDRGRILIDGAEAQDLSGGDRVDLMKRFGMLFQGAALFDSLTVWENVAFGLIQGRGESRKRAREIAVDKLAQVGLGPDVAALFPAELSGGMQKRVGLARAIAAEPEIIFFDEPTTGLDPIMADVINDLIVKCRRELGATTLSITHDMASARKIADRIAMIYEGRIIWAGPAAQVNDSGNPYVDQFVHGRADGPIQMQVRVS